The sequence aaatttctagagtagCAACCCAGtgccttgctaagggagccgatttgtcaagaggaaaCGAGAAAGCTggttactgagcaaaccttatattattgaatcatgcgcTACTGCTACTACCTATTCAATGCCCCCTGACctttaaatcttcaataaaaaaatgttttcttttttatttcctttttaaatttttaattttcacacgcCATTTAATTccacaataaataaagaatacatttttcatacaacacaatacatattttcataattcTAATCATTTACTCACACAAGTATTTGAATACCGTTATTTTAATGCATACATAGTAAAATGTATTCAATACAAAGGAGAAGTATGTGTACACAGAGTATCTAAACATATTCTTGGAATACTGttttgctatgaaatttaattattattatttttttttttaatagatgaAAAATTAAGTCTATGACTTTAATAATTAGattatttataaacaatttgtttCAGTTTACTCGCAAAAATCTTCCCATTACAACCAGAATCTACAGAAACATagtttcattcatttcattataaaaatataaatgcaaaatatcaaacaaaagcCCACTGAGCACTTGGATTTATGCTATAATCTAAGTgttgtaatatttattaataaattaataaaaattgtttagcaCTACGCACTTGGAGCTTAACACAAAGCATTCTTAAGTACACTTACGGCTAGGCAGGCAATCTCATGGAAACTTTGCTCCAATTCAAGTGCCGTCTTGCAAAATGGATGCGTGGTGATAGTGAAGGAATTTCATAattctattataataataatgataataatatgTTTTGATCTTACTTGGTTTTTAGTTTTCGGTTTTTATCAACTattgtaaacttttttgtttgttttttgttcgttttgaaAGCAAAACTCTCGAGATAAACGCACACTAAACTATTTGTATAGTTAGCAGAAAGTCTTTTGCGTTTCCCTCCCctcaaaagaaatgaaatacgaaaaattaacaCAGTACAGTATCTAGAGTTTTTTCAACGCCAGCTGCTGAACGGGAACACCCACATTCCACGACCATTTGCAACTCATTCGGACGCTTTTCTTTTGCTACGAAATGGTGGCAAGCGATCGAGCAGCGCATGAAATATGCTGCCAGGTATGCGTTGGTGCTTATTTATCAACTCCTCCAATGCTGCGGCCACCTACAAAAagcaacaaaccaaaaaattaagtgTAACTGTAAACTACTCGGCTGCTTACTTACCTTCAATTGCAGCTCCTCTGGCGTCAGCGTACCATCGTATGGTATCGGCCGACCAACAAATGTGCGAAATTTCACCGGAAACCCACCGTAAATCGGATAGACGGGTATGCGCACCGCATTGTAGAGTTTCAGGAAGAATTTGCGAAAAATGCCCAACTGTCGAAAGCCTTCGCGTAGATTCTGCGTGAAGCACGGAATAATCGGCACCTTCGCCTCCAGCGCGACTTTCGCGAAACCCACGCGATTGCGCCACAGCAACTCGTAGTATTGATCGCCGAATTGTGCCTCATACACGCCACCCGGCGAAATGGCCAGCAAATTGCCCTCCTTCAAAATGCTAACGCACGACTGCACTGTGCCGGGACTGATGTGAAATGCCTCGGATATTGTACCCCAGCCGGGCAACTTGAATAGAAATCTATCGCCGATGGAGTATATGAGTCGATCTTTTTGCAATATTATGCGCGAATTTAGGTAGTACATGTCAATGGGTATGGCCCCATGATAGTAGACAATCAATGCCGGTTCCGTCTCTGGTATATTCTCCATGCCGATTACTTCGTAGCCATGGTAAATGCGCGCGTGTGCATCCCACAAGGCGGCGACTAATTTCCGACCAAATTCCCAGAATTTGCGATCCGTACGCACAGCGCGCATGATTACCTCTCTGAAAAGATAGAAGAGTGTGTAGAAATTAAATATTCTCTCAGAGCTAACAAAGCGttaagaaaactattttttatgatacTCAACATTAATAGggtacttttattttcaaaataatacaaagGCAAGCGTAAAAGATGGACCATTGAAATGTGTGAGAGAAGCCAGAAAACGCCGGCTTCACTTCATCATCAGCAGTAAATTTccttctttaattaaaaaaacaaaaatgataatATTAATAACCCCTATAAGGTTATAAATTTCGAAGTCATATTTGTTTACAGCAGCCatccataagaagggggatcctgcaatctgtgccaattaccgcgggattagtcttctaaatatcgcctataatgttcttgcgagcgtattgtgtgaaaggctcaccatcaaccaactgattggaccttataagagtggctttagacctggaaaatccgccatcgatcagatattcacaatacgccaagtcttagaaaagacccatgaaaggagaatcgacacacaccatcttttcgtcgacttcaaagctgcattcggcagtacgaaaaggagtttcctgtatgccgcgatgtctgaatttggtatccgcacaaaactaatacggctatgcaggATGACGTTGCTTAACACcggcagcgccgtcagaattcggaaggacctctccgagccgtttaatACCAaaggaggtttcagacagggtgactcgctgtcgtgtgacttattTAGCCTGATGTTGCAGAGGATCGtgtgagccgcagaacttagtaactcaggcacaatattttataagaacgcacaattgctggcgtatgccgatgatattgacatcatcggccttaacaaccgcgctgttagttctgccttctccaaactggctaaagaggcaaagcgaatgggtctggtggtgaacaaggacaaaacgaagtacctcctgtcttcaagtaaacagtcggcgtactcgcgtatcctcacccacgtcactgttgacagctatgatttcgaggttgtaaaagacttcgtttatttaggaaccagcattaacaccgataacaatgtcagccttgaaatccaacgtagaatttctcttgccaacaagtgccgctttgaactaagtaggcaatagaGTAGTTCAGcccaaactaacactctacaaggctctcatcatgtccgtacTAACGTAAGGCGccgaagcttggacgatgacaacatccgatgaagccacgcttggagtgtttgagagaaagattctacgcaagatttttggacctttgctcgttggcgaCGGTggatatcgcagacgatggaacgatgagctgtatgagctttacgacgaaaaagacatagcgcagcgaataaagatccagcggctacgttggctgagtcatgtcgtccgaatggatacaaacagtccggctctgaaagtattcgttgcggtaccagctggtggcagcagaggaagaagaaggcctcctctgcgttagaaagttCATGTGCAGAAGTACTTGGctgcacttggtgtgttcaactggcgccggttagcacgagaaagaaacgactgacgcgcttttttaaactcggccaaaatcacgtaagcggttatcgcgccaattaagaagaagaagaaataccaATGAAAATGCTAAAGTTCCCTTCTCTTGCGTCCCCAcgtcagtcggttctacgtagcCGGAACgagccggatttatatccagccaaggactgtcacttcagtagcattc comes from Anastrepha ludens isolate Willacy chromosome 3, idAnaLude1.1, whole genome shotgun sequence and encodes:
- the LOC128857239 gene encoding transmembrane protein 68, with amino-acid sequence MDYLQDLTRSLQDFLSTYIDLDYSLWLYRLLWPLIVTFLLPLVFVALIYISFVMLFIYKLHREVIMRAVRTDRKFWEFGRKLVAALWDAHARIYHGYEVIGMENIPETEPALIVYYHGAIPIDMYYLNSRIILQKDRLIYSIGDRFLFKLPGWGTISEAFHISPGTVQSCVSILKEGNLLAISPGGVYEAQFGDQYYELLWRNRVGFAKVALEAKVPIIPCFTQNLREGFRQLGIFRKFFLKLYNAVRIPVYPIYGGFPVKFRTFVGRPIPYDGTLTPEELQLKVAAALEELINKHQRIPGSIFHALLDRLPPFRSKRKASE